The genomic DNA GATTCCTGTCTTTTGATATGTTTGGACAACTTTGATCAGTAACAGTTGATTCCCATAGAGCTTTAGTGGCGCTAGAATCATTGGACGGAGCTCTTTCTATCAGCTGGATGCGCGATTTTAAATTATGCAGGTGACTTGCGTGTAAAGTTACGATAGGTGCTCTTGGGCGCGATGTGAAATTCATATTGATAAGGTCAAGTCGAGCATCCCAATGAAATAATTCAATGCCTTATTGTCACATATGTATGGTCTTGATAAAGTGTTGTACGAACAGTTTGGCCACAAATTCGTCGCAAGCTTGTTGATTTATTAAGTGATCAGACGAATAAATCTTGCCTCGTGTGATCATTATCGATGTCTCCACAGTGCAAACCTTTATTTCTGTCTCTTACATTCCAAACAATTGAAACTTCTACAGAAACCAGAAGACATTTCGGCCTAAAAAGAGTGCTCCCTCCGGAAGTAAGGTCGGTGTTGTCATCTAAGGCTCTCAATATGTCCCCAGGGGAACTTCGcatcttatttttatttattggcGTTTAAAATTGCAGGGCGCTCAACTTCAAAAACACATTGATGCCACACTGGGCAGCGGAAACCTCAGAGAAGCCGTACGACTCCCTCCGGGAGAAGATATTAATGAGTGGTTGGCCGTAAACAGTAAGAGATTTTACACTTCCCCATAACTCTATTAACTTCAAATCCCCGATGAAGCGCCTCTCTCGAACAGAACTAATACACAAAAAGCATGAGATGTGGAATATGATGTTCATGTTTAGAGGTATTTCTTACTTGTTCATGTTCTTTTGTCACAGCCGTGGATTTCTTCAATCAAGTCAACATCTTGTATGGAACTCTGACGGAATTTTGCACCCCAACTAATTGTCCTACGATGTCCGCTGGAGCAAAGTAAGAAATTTTCCTCCTCCTGTTGTCGACCCCCATTTTGGCTTTGATTCATCGAGCTCAGACATGTTTGAGCAAAGAAACAAATGGGTCCTAAACGTTCGTACAGCCATAAATACCCACAGCAGAATCATGATTTACTTCAATTGGATACAACCTTTGACTTAAAAATGTTTCAGTTTTCTATTTTGCATTTCTCGGAGAACTATGAAGTTAAGGGGGAAAAGGAGCACAGCTGTTGCATCCTCCTATTATCTTTGATGACCCAAACACGTGCTTTATCGCAGGTAGAATTCATAAACTGACTCCTGAATTGATCGATGCAGATACGAGTACAGATGGGCTGATGGAGTTACAATTAAGAAACCAATAGAGGTGTCTGCCCCAAAATATGTCGAATACTTGATGGACTGGATCGAAGCACAACTAGATGATGAGTCAGTTTTCCCTCAAAAATTaggtgaaaagaaaataaatcattATCATTCCTCAAAGTGGTATTTATCATTGTTGATCTTTTCTAATGAGAAATATTCAAGTACTCATCAAATGTTGCATGATAATTCCAGGAGCACCATTCCCAAGCAATTTCAAGGATGTTGTGAAGACGATCTTTAAGCGGTTGTTCCGAGTGTATGCTCACATATATCACTCTCATTTCCAGAAGATTGTGAGTCTCAAAGAGGAAGCTCATCTAAACACTTGCTTCAAGCATTTCGTTCTCTTCACTTGGGTAAGAAAATCTTCTTGTCATACTTTTGAGTTTCAAGTGTTGAGCGATCTTCATCGGGGAGAAGAATATCATCTACTTTTGACGTTGCTCTCATTTTTCTAAGTAAAAACCAGAATTTCCATCAGAAGTCGaacataataagctgcaaatATTGTtccgtttttcttttcttgaagAAACGGTGAAACACAATGACAAGAAAGTTATGCTAGATTTAAACTAGAGTTTCACTATCCAACATGTCATGTAAAGTGATATTTAAGGCATTTTGATCCTAATTTTCCCAGCTTTCAAGAAGacccaaaaaaaggaaaatcaggAAATCTTTTCCAGTGAGCAGAAAATGCCTTCCTCCCGCCAAAGACTTTACAGACGAGTTTTAAAGACGTTTTATATACTGATTTTGGAAACCAGTTTTTTAATGATCAACTTCTTAGACAGCAAAAAATGCCGAAACTTCACATTTTGTTATGGAATAGGAATAGGAGGTAGCTTTGTTGCTTCCCTTTCCGGGCTCTTAGAATGTACTTTCACAGTTTATTATCTTTCTTCTATCCCATTTATCTGTGTCTTTTATGTGAGCTCCTGGAAGAtttccaaagcaaaaacttaCACGCCATGATTCTATTTTTATGCAGGAATTCCGTTTGATCAACAAGGAGGAGCTAGCACCTCTTTATGATCTCGTCGAATCTATTTTGCAGTTGTAGTTCTGGGGAATTCCCGGTTTCCCATAGTTTTGTGTTTCGCTTTTCTGCCTTTTGTTTCCTGATCTGAACATAATAGATTGCCATTTTTGTGAACTTCAGTTTGCCCGTTCTGCTTTCTTCTCCTCTCAtttcttgcttttttttttttcttttttctgggGTTGATCTTCGTGGgcataaaaattatttctctGGGTGCAATTTAGTTTCGCTCTTCTGATTAACTCAAGTGTAAATCCACAGAATTATATCATTCATTATTGTAGTTCTTCCTGCACTTCATTTACAGATTCTAGGTGTACAATCGAATCGAACCGAATCACTTCGTCTTTCTTTGCTATTAAATAGGCAGCAACTTGGCTTGCTTATCAGCACTCCCAAAGGCTGATTTATGTTGACATGCAAAATTCAACCATCCTGCGTAATACTTTCCACTTCCCATAATTCGCTTTCATTTCTTCGTATCTAATGTGACATTAAAGTCAGATTTTTGCATATCAGTGTATTAGATGGTGGGTCCTGCTAACCACCAAGATCAACCTTCGAAGTTGTCTGGACATATCGGGTATAGAAGCTTATTGGATCTGCAAGTGAGACTTTATAGTCTGCGTAGAGAGAGCTTGAAGATGGTATTTGTAGGTCCAGAAACATCGCAAGGTTCCATAGATCAGAAAACATTTTGATCCCATCAAAAATGTCGAACTTCTGTTATACATAAATATGTGTTTACATTACATTGTATTGGTTGATACAGAACAAATGACATTCTTTTATCCATGTCCAAGGGCATGGAGTACAATTGCCCCTCCTCCAAAATAATTGAAGCCCTATTTTaactcttttcttttggtaACAAATAATCATTTCACGTGTCTTCGAAtcaatatgaatatttatgaAGCTGTGTGACTGTCTTGCCATTATCACCGTCTACTTTGCAATGTTCCGACCACGCCATGTGGAAACTCTTCTTCCTGCTGTTAGTTATGTGCCCTGGCCTGAACACTGAACCAAGACAACTGCAGCTGCAAGTTGATCTTTCCTCTCAGGGCCACGCATAGAAAATAGGAACTCGGGCTCTTTCTTTTCAGCCTCTATTTTCTCCTACTTGCTTCGCAGATGCATCCTGGCAGTGGATTGGCATAGAAACTCTCCTCAAGCTTTGGAAACTCTCCAGGCTCCCTCATGTATGGCCCCCCCATTCGGTCACTGTGGAGCTTCTTCACCTTGGAACTGAACTTCTTCCATGAGATCTTACCTTCATCAAAGTCGTCCACAAGTTTAACAAAGTTCATCCTGCATTACAAATTAAAGTACATGTTAACATATGAAAATCTAAAAGGTAAACCAATAATTAGATGTCGGCAGCATGGTTTGCCTCCAAAACTTTCGTTCGAAGCAAATCATCCTCGAAACTTCAGTAACGGATGACCTCTCCTCCCATCTAATTTTCTTCATAAAAAAACAGGCCTAATGGTTATTCCGGAAGAATTTCTTCAACTTCTTATATGCCTTCTGAATTATCCTTACTCTCAACCCCTGACCTGACACCAACCATAGCTAGACCAGATTTGGACCTCTACAACGATCCTACAAAGATCTCTACACTCAATGAGGCTGAGCTCAGACTCGCAAGGCCGGATTTGCCCTGTAAAGACCCCTCTTGGCCATGCCAGTCCCATTCTTGGCCTTGACAAGCCAAAATCCAGCTTGGCAAGCCTGAGAGGGACATTAGAAAGCTTCTGGGAGGCTAGGCTCCACCTTGCTCGTGTCATTAGAGATAGCAAATCTGGTCAAGATGAGAGCATTTTCTGAAAGATGTAAATGGGGATTTAAGTGATGGCTTTAGGAACATCAATATTGATAAAATGGTATTATAGGGGAGGAAGAGAACTTAGTGCAGTGGCACAAGTAATCAACTTGGAACCAAGAGGTCCCAGGTTTGACCTTCGCTAGTAGGACacccgtgcccctttatttgCTTTCCTCCGTCGCCTACTAGGCCCATGGACCTCCattataaccgaaaaagaaaaacgtgCTGAAGCTGACGAGGCTTATCAACACTTTAGGGGGCAATTTGTCCTAAAGTAAGTTTACCGGGCAATGGTGTAGTTGTCTGACCCAACTAAGTAACTAAATCAATCCATGCAAAGTATCTGCAATATGTAAGGGCGTGAACCACATATATACCTGTCAGGATTGATGGTTTTCTTGAAATTCTCAAACCGCCGATGACCCTGAACTGCCTTTGCCATGTTGCCATCATAGGTGTAGAGAAAGACAGTACTTTGAAGGGCCACAGTGTAGTCTATACCAGCGAGCATGTTTTGGTGATTCCTAAAAGGCGCGAGCTCCTCCTCACTTGACAGagtggaatgagagaaaatGCTCGGGAAATTGTCCCTCAAATATTGCATACTTCCATTGCCATATGCTTCACCTGCCactaaataaatttttgtgTCCGACGGGAAGCCAAGACCTTTGAGTAAAAGAGAAGTCTCTCTAGGGGTCAGTGGGCACCCACCAAGTAACCTTCTCTCGGTTGCATTgatctccttctccttccagTGAGCTACCTCATACCTCATTCCTTTTAATTCTTCATCTTCCTCAGCCGACAATCCATGACTGCAGCCTGTGAATGCGAGCATATCCTTCTCATACCTGCAAgacaacaaaattaaaattaaaatgataacATACTGTCAAAGTCAAAATTTAGTGGGTCTCACATGTCTATAGTTCTTGGAGAAAAGAAATACGCAAATGAAACCCATTTAACCAGCTAATTCTGCAGCAGATCGATTTTCACACCTTAGAAATTTTCCTAAGCTTGATCAAATTTATGGTTTGAAATATTCTCCATGAGCTTTGACGTGATACTAGCTAGAATTTGAATGCCTATCAGACTACAACTATCACACTGATTTAGTACCCAatccttttttaaaaactgTGTTGGGCCCCAGACACCACCCACAAGATTACAAGAGTTGAGAATTGGAAAGAGCATATAAAAAGAATTCTTGGAATTCCTGATATTGCTGGAATAAAATGATTATGAGAGAACACACTAAGATTTAATGCAGAAAACCGTCGGAGTGCTGAGAGAAATACAACGTGGTCCACTCGGCACCGTGTAATCGTATAGTTACACAGATACTGATCTCATTACGGACCAACAGTGATTGAACGGTAGGGACTGATCACTCGCTCTGCTTAGAGACCTGGTATATTATTCGAAGTGAATAATATACAGCACGCCCCCAAAAATATCCTCAATCATTGCAGAACTATTTAGTACTTTCTGTGGAGTATAAATTCTCACAAACTCTCTCACCCCATTAATGGAGCTGCTGCTTATTGTTCTCTGTATGTTTTGGTCTACTGGCAGACAGCAAGAACACCTTTATTTATAGAAGTCGTGCAATGCTTCAAGAAGGAAACATTGTTTGATTAAAGAATGGGAAAATTAACAGAGCTTGGAAGCTTAAGTTGTGGAGCATCATGGATAGGAGATTTTGTTCGTGGTCTATAAATGGAGGCTTGCTTGCAGTTTATTTCAATAGAAAATTGAAAGTGACACTCGATGTGAGTGTCATGAGAGGCTCTTGAGGAGGCATTTGCATTTTAAAGGCAGAAAGCCAATTCCTGAAGGATCTATTAATGTGGTTATGGTAAGTGATCTTGACAATAAGCTACTTCAGGGTATTAATTTGCTTTTGCAGGGGGTGCCACTCATGGTAGGGGGAGTTATCAAGCAGTTTGGGTAGCAAGGGAAGGCTTAACTATTCACGGTTAAAGAGAATTCTTCAAGAATGACTACAAGAGTGAGGAATATAGGGTATTTTTGCTACAGTCAGTGTGCAATGAACTTGAGCGAGGACATCAAGTACCATGGAAGACGAAACACACAGAAGATATCACTGATAATAGCAGTGATTGGAGAATAGGATGTAACTGACTCCAGTTGAGGAGGCTAGTGAAGAATCTCCTCCAGTGTGGCCAGAGGGGCGAGATTTTTGGCATGGGAGACCGAGAGACCATATACTCTAATCCCACCCACTTGCGTGATTGATGGGGAAAAAAACGGCGTCAACCTTATCTCCTTCACTAAAATTGGCAGGGGATAAGGGCTCAGGGCATGGGGTCTACTAATTTGCACATTCTTCAATTAAATAAAGCTAGAGAAGCTTCAGATAACCTATATAAACACCACACCAGGGAGAATGAGAGTCCTCAGAGTGTGTATGTGTGGGATTTAGTGAGGGCTGGGAGGAATTTGTTTATGAGAAAAGATTTATGCTCCGCAGAGTATGAAGGACAGAAGCATTCAGCAATTGGTTGTACGTTTCTTTTGGCATGTTGATTTTAATAAATCAGATAATGGTTGTGAGACAAAATGTGAGTTCCTATAGAGATAGTTTAGTGTTCAAATTACAGTCAGTATACTCAGAGACGTGTCTATACAGTGTCTACTATCTACGTAGTTGATCCTTGTCATTGTCCCCTGTAGTTTTTCCCTCCGTACTCTTGAGGATATTCCACATTATTGGTGTCCTCTCGTCACCAATTTGCTTCGTCAAAGTGTTTTATCCGAAACTTGTGGGCAGTGAGTTCAGTCTGGTTATCGAAACTATTTATTATGGATCACACTCAATACGGAAGATTTTTCTTCCTCATTTTATGTAAGAAACAAGGAAAAGGGAGGAAAAGAGCGTGGGCAATTATCAAATTATAGAAGTGATGAAAAATCGGAAATATGACTTGCCTTAAGTGGAGAGCGAGATAAGGGCTTCCATTATGCCTCATCCGAGAAACCAAGGTGTTCGCCAGTTCTTCAATTGGAGTGGCATATCTCAGTGCTTGATAATTCGCACGACACCTCAACTTTTGTATAGAAGGGGGGATGCCATTATTAGCAAGCCGAGAAtcagcatgagtgaaatataGCACCTTATGCTGCTTTAAGAGTGGCAGCACCTCAATCTTGTAGTAACTGACCTGAAAAATGCGATGAGTCAAGGGATTACGAAATCAAGATATATAAACCTCCTAGCATAAATCTCGATCATATCCTCAATGAGCATAAATCTCCCAGTACTATGTAATATATTTTCATGATTACTAGCCCTCCTTGCAATTACTTCCTTACATTTTTAACATGTTACCATTACCATATCATgccaagggaaaaaaaaaaggccatcATGAAACACAATCTGGCACTAAATCGGCATATGATATACCAGATGAAACTAGACCAGAATTGATCTAATTTTGCCAGATTAAACCACGAACACTAACAGTTCTCTTTAAATC from Punica granatum isolate Tunisia-2019 chromosome 2, ASM765513v2, whole genome shotgun sequence includes the following:
- the LOC116195565 gene encoding MOB kinase activator-like 1A isoform X2 encodes the protein MSLFGLGSRNQKTFRPKKSAPSGSKGAQLQKHIDATLGSGNLREAVRLPPGEDINEWLAVNTVDFFNQVNILYGTLTEFCTPTNCPTMSAGAKYEYRWADGVTIKKPIEVSAPKYVEYLMDWIEAQLDDESVFPQKLGAPFPSNFKDVVKTIFKRLFRVYAHIYHSHFQKIVSLKEEAHLNTCFKHFVLFTWEFRLINKEELAPLYDLVESILQL
- the LOC116195565 gene encoding MOB kinase activator-like 1A isoform X1, which encodes MIIVSVVCSDEFFGSVPIPLFISPGLSLFRNQKTFRPKKSAPSGSKGAQLQKHIDATLGSGNLREAVRLPPGEDINEWLAVNTVDFFNQVNILYGTLTEFCTPTNCPTMSAGAKYEYRWADGVTIKKPIEVSAPKYVEYLMDWIEAQLDDESVFPQKLGAPFPSNFKDVVKTIFKRLFRVYAHIYHSHFQKIVSLKEEAHLNTCFKHFVLFTWEFRLINKEELAPLYDLVESILQL